One Funiculus sociatus GB2-C1 DNA segment encodes these proteins:
- a CDS encoding lipopolysaccharide biosynthesis protein — translation MSTMWDFIKQYATYSLGIAINRLASLLLLPLYTRFLTPKDYGVLDILLTTVALFQPLLMLGIDTSVQILFFKSETKKQQHDLVMTSIVLVASFAGICALSGLLLAPALVNGLLGNQEYTPALRLLCFDMWLTSVFTLFRDNLRLRQQPLFYNLVAVCQVVLVAGFSIVLVAVQKLGVLGVVSGLVLADLVITLLSAGLVLKQHLQIPTFTQALPLLRLGLPLLPVSGMYWVLNSSDRFFLAKLSTLQEVGLYGIANRLAAGVAIFTFAVQLSWRPFALRVQTEPNARTIYAIMPVYYFVGVGWIGLLIAAASPLLLQIFATKAYVQATALLTPLILAQAVYGAYYIFSTGLEIVQRTHHITWTIVLAALLNIALNILLIPKLGAFGASIATAISYSLATLCVALVSQRLYPLPYNLKRLGSVSVCLLLAYGVMTALFWYEGIYIAVLRGVCVAVSGVVLLSFVKPELKILWQRSYTRLKQK, via the coding sequence ATGTCAACAATGTGGGACTTTATCAAGCAATATGCAACCTACAGCCTCGGTATTGCTATTAATCGCTTGGCATCCCTACTATTGTTGCCCCTGTACACGCGGTTTCTCACCCCTAAAGACTATGGCGTACTAGATATATTGCTCACAACGGTGGCATTGTTTCAGCCCCTGTTGATGCTGGGTATAGATACATCTGTTCAAATTTTATTTTTTAAATCTGAAACAAAAAAACAGCAGCATGACTTGGTTATGACGAGCATTGTCCTCGTCGCTTCCTTTGCTGGAATATGTGCCTTGAGTGGACTGCTGCTTGCGCCAGCACTGGTCAATGGGTTGCTAGGCAACCAGGAGTATACACCTGCACTACGCCTTTTGTGCTTTGATATGTGGCTGACAAGCGTATTCACGCTTTTTCGTGACAACTTACGCCTACGCCAACAGCCACTTTTCTACAATTTGGTAGCCGTCTGTCAAGTAGTACTGGTAGCAGGCTTCAGTATTGTGTTGGTAGCAGTGCAGAAACTCGGTGTTCTGGGAGTGGTTTCAGGATTAGTTTTGGCTGATTTAGTTATCACCCTCTTGTCCGCTGGCTTAGTCTTGAAGCAACATCTACAAATCCCTACATTCACACAAGCACTGCCACTATTACGTTTGGGATTGCCATTACTGCCTGTAAGCGGTATGTATTGGGTTCTCAATTCCTCTGATCGCTTCTTCCTAGCAAAGCTATCCACACTTCAGGAGGTAGGACTTTATGGGATTGCTAATAGGCTTGCTGCTGGCGTAGCAATATTTACATTTGCCGTTCAACTCAGCTGGAGACCCTTTGCGTTGCGTGTGCAAACAGAACCGAATGCTCGCACAATTTATGCCATCATGCCAGTTTACTATTTCGTTGGCGTTGGCTGGATTGGCTTGCTAATCGCTGCCGCCTCTCCATTGCTTTTACAGATATTTGCGACCAAAGCGTATGTTCAAGCTACTGCCTTACTGACACCGCTAATCCTCGCGCAGGCTGTGTATGGCGCATACTATATATTCAGCACCGGGTTAGAAATTGTACAGCGAACCCATCATATTACCTGGACTATTGTTCTAGCTGCGCTACTGAACATAGCACTCAACATACTGCTGATACCTAAGTTAGGAGCTTTTGGTGCCTCGATTGCCACCGCCATTTCCTATAGTCTGGCTACCCTCTGCGTGGCACTTGTAAGCCAGCGCTTATACCCGCTACCTTACAATCTCAAACGTCTCGGCAGTGTCAGTGTTTGTCTTTTATTAGCTTACGGGGTGATGACAGCCCTGTTCTGGTATGAAGGTATATATATTGCAGTGTTGAGAGGTGTTTGTGTGGCTGTTAGTGGTGTTGTACTATTGAGTTTTGTCAAGCCCGAACTCAAGATTCTTTGGCAACGCTCCTATACTCGACTCAAGCAGAAATAA
- the asnB gene encoding asparagine synthase (glutamine-hydrolyzing) yields the protein MCGIAGILRFDRQPVEQTLLANMANIQQHRGPDDEGCFVDGSIGLAFRRLAILDLSPAGHQPMMSADGSCWLVFNGEIYNHDELRCELKRYGHEFRSRSDTEIILAAYSQWGIDCLSRFNGMWALALWDSRQQRLFCARDRFGIKPFYYHQDAQRFIFASEIKALFADPQTPRQPNEGAVYAYLVFQKVQFGEETFFTNIKQLPAAHYLLVDVQGIRIQRYWQLDHSRYNPDISDAEAIDKFRHLFFDSVSLRLQSDVPVGTCLSGGLDSSAIVCVANQILFGNDSKPDRTNVGAQQKAFSACYSDPRCDERQWIEPVIAQTGTQSHYIYPDGEGLFADLETMVWHQEEPVAGSSLYAQWCVMRRASEAGVVVMLDGQGGDEVMCGYQPYYWSFVAGALQSGNLPVLRQSLTNKPGSLDRWQLQHILRIFHSTLPLTWQSRLLYTRRGLPVWLGEQMRSQVYIQETINSDHPTLLGQHLERDLIATNLPALLKYEDRSSMAHSIEARVPFLDYRLVEFMASLPDSMKIRNGEMKWLLRQALKDVMPTEISQRRNKIGFGTPEDSWLRQYWTKIQQYLGQGEIIQRGWVDRQAANAILQSSASLASADEHLVWRWLNTELWLKLLRDRPPTNVIN from the coding sequence ATGTGTGGTATTGCAGGTATACTCCGTTTTGATCGGCAGCCAGTTGAGCAGACGCTACTTGCCAACATGGCGAACATCCAACAACATCGAGGTCCTGATGACGAGGGATGTTTTGTTGATGGTAGTATTGGTCTTGCCTTTCGCCGTCTTGCGATTCTGGATTTATCCCCAGCAGGTCATCAGCCGATGATGAGTGCTGATGGTAGTTGTTGGCTCGTGTTTAACGGCGAAATCTATAATCACGATGAGCTACGTTGTGAGCTGAAACGCTATGGCCACGAATTTCGCTCGCGTTCTGACACTGAAATAATTCTTGCCGCCTACAGCCAGTGGGGAATTGATTGTCTTAGCCGCTTTAATGGGATGTGGGCTTTGGCGCTGTGGGATAGCCGCCAGCAGCGGTTGTTCTGCGCCCGCGATCGCTTTGGCATAAAACCTTTCTATTATCACCAGGATGCCCAGCGCTTCATCTTTGCCTCAGAAATCAAAGCCCTCTTTGCTGACCCACAAACGCCGCGCCAGCCAAACGAAGGTGCGGTGTACGCCTATTTAGTGTTTCAAAAAGTGCAGTTTGGGGAGGAGACATTTTTTACAAACATCAAGCAGCTACCAGCAGCGCACTACTTACTGGTGGATGTCCAAGGCATCCGTATCCAGCGCTACTGGCAGCTTGACCATAGTCGATACAATCCTGATATTAGCGATGCCGAGGCAATTGATAAGTTTCGGCATCTATTTTTTGATAGCGTCAGCCTGCGCCTGCAAAGCGATGTGCCAGTTGGTACTTGCCTCAGCGGTGGGTTAGATAGCTCAGCAATTGTCTGCGTTGCCAATCAAATCCTATTTGGCAACGATAGCAAGCCTGACCGCACCAACGTTGGAGCGCAACAGAAGGCGTTCTCTGCTTGCTACAGCGACCCCCGCTGCGATGAACGGCAATGGATTGAGCCAGTTATTGCTCAAACTGGAACCCAGTCGCACTACATTTATCCAGATGGGGAAGGATTATTTGCCGATTTAGAGACAATGGTCTGGCATCAGGAAGAACCAGTGGCAGGAAGCAGTCTTTATGCCCAATGGTGTGTGATGCGGCGTGCCAGTGAGGCCGGAGTAGTGGTAATGTTGGATGGGCAAGGTGGCGACGAGGTAATGTGTGGCTACCAGCCGTACTACTGGTCATTCGTGGCGGGAGCTTTACAAAGCGGTAACTTGCCTGTATTACGACAGTCACTAACCAACAAGCCGGGTAGTCTTGACCGTTGGCAACTGCAACATATATTGAGAATATTTCATAGTACACTTCCTCTGACATGGCAGTCTCGCCTACTCTACACTCGACGCGGGCTTCCAGTCTGGTTAGGAGAACAGATGCGATCGCAAGTTTACATACAAGAAACAATAAATTCCGATCATCCTACTTTATTGGGACAGCACCTTGAGCGCGATCTCATAGCTACAAATTTGCCAGCATTGCTCAAATATGAAGACCGCAGCTCAATGGCTCACTCAATAGAAGCCAGAGTGCCATTTTTGGACTATCGATTAGTGGAGTTTATGGCAAGTCTGCCCGATTCCATGAAAATTCGCAATGGGGAAATGAAATGGCTGCTAAGGCAGGCATTAAAAGATGTGATGCCAACAGAGATTAGCCAACGACGCAACAAGATTGGTTTTGGCACACCTGAAGATAGCTGGTTGCGTCAATACTGGACAAAAATTCAGCAGTATTTAGGTCAAGGGGAAATCATTCAACGTGGCTGGGTCGATCGGCAAGCCGCTAACGCAATCCTGCAAAGTTCAGCAAGTTTAGCATCTGCTGATGAGCATCTGGTCTGGCGCTGGCTAAATACAGAGTTGTGGCTCAAACTTTTGCGCGATCGGCCTCCTACAAATGTCATCAATTAA
- a CDS encoding aminotransferase class I/II-fold pyridoxal phosphate-dependent enzyme, producing MKTPILDLKPQYESLKEEIHKAIARVLESGQFIMGPDVKLFEQEVAAYLGVKHAIAVNSGTDALFISLRALGIGSGDEVITTPFTFFATAESISHVGATPIFVDIDKRTLNINPDLIEEKITEQTKAIMLVHLYGRPIEMGKIMKLAKKYNLKVVEDCAQSFGAVYGGNCSTCDSPLETQGDRACEPDAYVGKQTGTIGDIGAYSFFPSKNLGAYGDGGLIATNDDALADSARMLRVHGSRKKYYNEVVGYNSRLDTLQAAILRVKLPHIDEWNKGRRQVAQRYDELLKNISGIVTPGETPCADHVYHQYTVRILEGRRDTLQQRLAEAGISTMIYYPVSVHQLPIYATQCCKLPQAESASGEVLSLPIWPEMSVELQEQIVDVLKCILKDS from the coding sequence GTGAAGACTCCCATTTTGGATCTAAAACCTCAGTATGAAAGCCTTAAAGAAGAGATTCATAAGGCGATCGCTCGCGTACTAGAGTCTGGTCAGTTCATCATGGGGCCAGATGTAAAGCTGTTTGAGCAGGAAGTGGCAGCATACTTGGGGGTGAAACACGCGATCGCTGTTAACAGCGGTACAGATGCCCTATTTATCAGTCTACGGGCGCTTGGTATTGGTTCTGGAGATGAGGTAATCACCACACCCTTTACTTTTTTTGCTACAGCTGAGTCAATTAGCCATGTCGGTGCTACACCTATATTTGTGGATATTGACAAGCGTACTTTGAATATCAACCCAGACCTAATTGAGGAAAAGATTACCGAGCAGACTAAGGCAATTATGCTTGTACATCTCTATGGGCGACCAATAGAGATGGGCAAAATTATGAAATTAGCTAAGAAATACAACTTAAAAGTTGTAGAAGATTGTGCCCAAAGTTTTGGGGCAGTTTATGGCGGGAATTGCAGCACGTGCGATTCTCCTTTGGAAACGCAAGGCGATCGCGCTTGTGAGCCAGATGCTTATGTGGGTAAACAAACTGGGACAATTGGTGATATCGGTGCTTACAGCTTTTTCCCCAGTAAAAATTTGGGGGCCTATGGGGATGGAGGGTTGATTGCAACGAATGATGATGCTTTAGCAGACTCGGCTCGAATGCTGCGGGTTCATGGAAGTCGCAAGAAGTATTACAACGAGGTTGTCGGGTATAACAGTCGGCTGGATACGCTGCAAGCCGCGATTTTGCGGGTGAAGTTGCCTCATATTGATGAATGGAATAAGGGGCGGCGGCAGGTGGCACAGCGCTATGATGAACTGTTGAAGAATATTTCGGGGATTGTGACTCCTGGGGAGACTCCCTGTGCCGATCATGTTTATCACCAGTACACAGTGAGGATTCTTGAAGGAAGGCGAGACACATTGCAGCAGCGCCTCGCTGAAGCAGGAATTAGCACAATGATCTACTACCCAGTATCGGTGCATCAACTGCCAATTTACGCTACTCAATGCTGTAAATTACCGCAAGCTGAGTCGGCATCGGGAGAGGTACTATCTCTACCAATCTGGCCAGAAATGTCTGTAGAACTTCAAGAACAGATTGTCGATGTTTTGAAGTGTATACTGAAGGATTCTTAG
- a CDS encoding acyltransferase produces the protein MADYFVHESAYVDEGAIIGQGTKIWHFCHILSKAKLGKNCSLGQNVFVANNVVVGNGCKIQNNVSLYEGVILEDYVFCGPSMVFTNVKTPRCEFPRNTSNDYVTTLVKRGSSIGANATIVCGVTLHEYAFIAAGAVVTKDVPAYAIVAGVPAKITGWMSAYGDVLEFDTAGYAVDSTETKYQQLSKMEVRKISK, from the coding sequence GTGGCTGATTATTTTGTTCATGAGTCTGCCTATGTAGATGAAGGTGCGATAATTGGGCAGGGAACAAAAATCTGGCACTTTTGTCACATTCTAAGCAAAGCGAAGCTTGGGAAGAATTGTTCTCTGGGACAAAATGTTTTTGTGGCAAACAATGTCGTCGTGGGAAACGGATGCAAAATTCAAAATAATGTATCTCTATATGAGGGGGTGATCCTGGAGGATTACGTTTTTTGTGGGCCTAGTATGGTGTTTACGAATGTCAAGACGCCACGCTGTGAGTTTCCCCGTAATACTAGCAATGATTACGTGACGACATTGGTGAAGCGTGGATCAAGTATTGGAGCAAATGCCACGATTGTTTGTGGAGTGACCTTACATGAATATGCTTTTATAGCAGCAGGTGCGGTGGTTACGAAGGATGTGCCTGCCTATGCAATAGTAGCTGGTGTTCCTGCAAAAATCACTGGTTGGATGAGCGCCTATGGTGACGTGTTAGAGTTTGATACTGCTGGTTACGCTGTTGATTCAACAGAAACAAAATATCAGCAGTTATCGAAGATGGAAGTAAGGAAAATATCGAAATGA